In one Zobellia galactanivorans genomic region, the following are encoded:
- a CDS encoding efflux RND transporter periplasmic adaptor subunit — MKNKRKIIIGGLALVLIAFVAYSFLNGGDSVTIEAKTVAAQKGNVTTMVTATGTIEPITQVEVGTQVSGVVEKIYVDYNSVVTEGQLIAELDKTNLKAATVQAQAAYDNAVSQRNYTKTIYERQKTLFENQVISQSDFDDAVYNYETAKGNVTQRLSDLQKAKTNLEYANIYSPIDGVVLSRDIDEGQTVAASYSTPTLFTIAQDLREMQVEADVDEADIGQVQEGQRVSFTVDAYQGEIFSGIVTQVRLNPTVTSNVVTYTVVIKADNPDLKLKPGLTATISIYTLELKDVLSVEAKAINFKPSPPELMAYNKQQNLSMARPEHPMESDEEATVVWIYGANGAISPQKVTLGASDGVKVQILSGIKEGDQLVYSLKSESTIATSEPSGSSESPFMPKPPGSKKK, encoded by the coding sequence ATGAAAAATAAAAGAAAAATCATAATAGGCGGTCTTGCCTTGGTTCTCATAGCTTTTGTCGCATATAGCTTTCTAAACGGAGGTGATAGCGTAACGATTGAAGCAAAGACGGTAGCGGCCCAAAAAGGAAATGTAACGACCATGGTTACGGCAACCGGAACCATTGAGCCCATCACCCAAGTGGAAGTAGGTACCCAGGTATCGGGGGTCGTCGAAAAGATCTATGTGGATTATAACAGTGTGGTTACCGAAGGACAACTGATTGCCGAGTTGGACAAAACAAACCTCAAGGCCGCTACCGTTCAGGCACAAGCGGCCTATGACAATGCGGTCAGTCAGAGAAACTACACCAAGACCATCTACGAAAGACAAAAGACCTTGTTCGAAAACCAAGTTATTAGCCAATCGGATTTCGATGATGCGGTATACAATTACGAAACGGCAAAAGGTAACGTAACCCAACGTTTATCGGACCTACAAAAGGCCAAGACCAATCTGGAATACGCCAATATCTATTCTCCCATAGACGGGGTCGTACTGTCGAGGGATATTGACGAAGGCCAAACGGTCGCGGCCAGTTATAGTACGCCCACGCTTTTTACCATTGCACAAGACCTAAGGGAAATGCAAGTAGAAGCCGATGTAGATGAAGCCGATATAGGGCAGGTTCAAGAAGGCCAACGCGTAAGTTTTACGGTAGATGCCTATCAAGGAGAGATATTTTCCGGAATCGTAACACAGGTGAGGCTCAACCCCACGGTAACCTCAAATGTAGTTACCTACACCGTGGTCATTAAAGCCGACAACCCTGACTTGAAGCTTAAACCAGGACTAACGGCTACCATTTCCATATACACCTTGGAATTGAAGGATGTACTATCGGTCGAAGCCAAGGCCATCAATTTTAAACCGAGCCCGCCGGAACTAATGGCTTACAACAAACAACAGAACCTAAGTATGGCCCGACCCGAACACCCTATGGAATCGGATGAAGAAGCGACCGTAGTTTGGATCTACGGAGCCAATGGGGCCATATCTCCACAGAAAGTGACCCTAGGGGCCAGCGATGGGGTAAAGGTTCAGATTTTGAGCGGAATAAAAGAAGGCGATCAATTGGTCTACAGTCTAAAATCGGAATCCACTATAGCCACCTCTGAACCTAGCGGCTCAAGTGAAAGTCCTTTTATGCCCAAACCACCGGGAAGCAAAAAGAAATAA
- a CDS encoding ABC transporter ATP-binding protein, translating into MSKEIIKIQDLKRDFTMGTETVHALRGISFAINEGEFVTIMGSSGSGKSTLLNILGCLDQPTSGTYEIDGLKVKDLSRNELATIRNEKIGFIFQSYNLLARTSAIENVELPLLYNSKVSTEERRERAIKALEMVGLADRLHHTPSQLSGGQQQRVAIARSLVNNPVMILADEATGNLDTRTSYEIMSLFQELNKQGITITFVTHEPDIATFSSRTIVLKDGNIIQDYLNDNIQSAAEELAKLPKEDH; encoded by the coding sequence ATGAGCAAAGAGATCATTAAAATACAAGATTTAAAACGCGACTTTACCATGGGCACTGAAACGGTCCATGCGCTACGGGGTATCTCGTTCGCCATTAATGAAGGCGAGTTCGTGACGATTATGGGATCGAGTGGTTCTGGAAAAAGTACCTTACTGAATATTTTGGGCTGTTTGGACCAACCTACATCGGGCACGTATGAAATTGACGGGCTAAAAGTAAAGGATCTGAGCCGAAACGAGTTGGCTACCATCCGCAACGAGAAAATCGGTTTTATTTTTCAATCGTACAACCTGTTGGCACGTACTTCGGCCATTGAGAACGTAGAACTTCCCCTTTTGTACAATAGCAAGGTCTCTACCGAAGAACGTCGTGAACGTGCCATAAAGGCATTGGAAATGGTAGGTTTGGCCGACCGCCTGCACCATACACCTTCACAGCTTTCGGGCGGTCAGCAGCAGCGTGTGGCCATTGCCCGTTCATTGGTGAACAATCCGGTAATGATCCTGGCCGATGAGGCTACGGGAAATTTGGACACCCGCACATCTTACGAGATCATGTCGCTTTTTCAAGAACTGAACAAGCAGGGCATCACCATCACCTTTGTTACCCACGAACCCGATATTGCCACCTTTAGTAGTAGAACTATCGTATTGAAAGATGGTAATATCATTCAAGATTACTTGAACGACAACATACAATCGGCAGCAGAAGAATTAGCAAAATTACCTAAAGAAGACCATTGA
- a CDS encoding ABC transporter permease — translation MRLLNLLKIAYKAIVLNKLRTLLTMLGIIIGVASVIAMLAIGEGSKESIRSTISSMGSNMITIRPGEDVRGGVRQDASAMESLTLDDYYAIKEKTELLSYVSPLVNGGGQVINGSNNWPSTIYGVNPEYLDIKVVGLQSGSMFTDAEVKSASKVAVIGQTVVDNVFPDGTDPVGQMIRFNNIPFMVIGVLEEKGENTFGQDQDDVVIAPYTTVQKRILAIDHLNQIMASSISEEDAPDAVEEVTEILRAQHKLSATEDDDFHVRSMEELISTFSSTSEMLTILLVAVAGISLLIGGIGIMNIMYVSVKERTKEIGLRMAVGGKGSDILMQFLIEAILISITGGVLGVILGLGATVFIEKFLHWPTSVALYSIIISFAVCAVTGIFFGWYPARKASVLDPITALRYE, via the coding sequence ATGAGACTATTAAACTTATTAAAAATAGCCTATAAAGCTATTGTCCTTAACAAGTTAAGGACCTTATTGACCATGTTGGGAATCATTATTGGCGTGGCTTCGGTAATCGCCATGTTGGCTATTGGCGAAGGTTCCAAGGAAAGTATTCGCAGTACGATCTCGAGTATGGGTTCGAACATGATCACGATACGGCCGGGCGAAGATGTGCGCGGAGGGGTACGGCAAGATGCCAGTGCCATGGAATCGCTTACCCTAGATGATTATTACGCCATTAAAGAAAAGACCGAGTTATTGAGTTATGTTTCTCCTTTGGTCAATGGGGGCGGTCAGGTCATAAACGGATCAAATAACTGGCCTTCTACGATTTACGGGGTAAACCCCGAGTATTTAGACATTAAGGTGGTCGGCCTGCAAAGCGGAAGCATGTTTACCGATGCCGAAGTAAAGTCCGCCTCCAAGGTAGCCGTGATCGGGCAAACGGTGGTCGATAATGTCTTTCCCGATGGAACCGACCCCGTTGGGCAAATGATCCGTTTTAACAACATTCCCTTTATGGTCATCGGGGTACTCGAGGAAAAAGGGGAAAACACCTTTGGCCAAGATCAAGACGATGTGGTCATTGCCCCTTATACCACGGTTCAAAAGCGTATTCTGGCCATTGACCATTTAAACCAGATCATGGCCTCTTCCATTAGTGAGGAAGACGCTCCGGATGCCGTTGAGGAAGTGACCGAAATTTTACGGGCCCAGCACAAACTTTCCGCCACCGAAGACGATGACTTTCATGTTCGTTCTATGGAAGAATTAATTTCTACCTTTAGCTCCACCAGTGAAATGCTGACCATTCTTTTGGTAGCCGTAGCGGGTATTTCATTGCTGATCGGCGGTATAGGGATTATGAACATCATGTATGTTTCGGTAAAGGAACGTACCAAGGAAATCGGTCTGCGAATGGCCGTAGGAGGGAAGGGTTCCGATATTTTGATGCAATTTTTGATCGAGGCCATCCTTATTAGCATTACCGGTGGTGTCCTTGGGGTCATCTTAGGATTGGGAGCTACCGTTTTTATTGAAAAGTTCTTACATTGGCCCACAAGTGTGGCCTTATATTCCATAATCATATCCTTTGCCGTATGTGCGGTTACAGGTATATTTTTTGGATGGTACCCCGCAAGAAAAGCTTCGGTCTTAGACCCGATTACCGCATTGCGCTATGAATAA
- a CDS encoding sensor histidine kinase, whose protein sequence is MPYILSYGQDPDINRLIAHFLVPMLFYAIIFYLNFFLLIDKFLFPKKTLRFILINLMAIAFFMFLKELIEDLFFQDLTRKPPGDNTKDGPPIKLFLYVQMISYAAPVLFSIAIKTTKQWMRTEAERKEAINFKLQTELQHLRYQLQPHFFFNSLNNIYSLVDISPEKAKSTIHSLGKLMRYLLYETNTELVPLSKEIEFMRKYIDLMKLRISDKTEVESSFPVADPSIKIAPLLFISLIENAFKHGVSANRESIISIDMTTQKNTVNFTIENHNFPKEDNDKSGSGIGLKNLEKRLQLLYPNKYTFEKELKTGVYRVHLTIETN, encoded by the coding sequence ATGCCCTATATATTATCATACGGGCAAGATCCGGATATCAATAGGCTTATCGCCCACTTTTTGGTCCCGATGTTGTTCTATGCGATTATTTTCTATCTCAATTTTTTCCTTCTGATAGATAAGTTCTTGTTTCCCAAGAAAACCCTTAGGTTCATCCTTATCAACCTTATGGCCATTGCTTTCTTTATGTTTTTGAAAGAACTGATAGAGGACCTCTTTTTTCAAGATCTTACGCGAAAACCTCCGGGCGATAATACAAAAGATGGGCCGCCCATAAAACTGTTCCTATATGTGCAGATGATTTCCTATGCGGCACCCGTACTTTTTTCCATTGCGATAAAAACCACGAAGCAATGGATGAGGACGGAAGCGGAACGCAAAGAGGCCATTAATTTTAAACTACAGACCGAACTGCAGCATTTGCGCTATCAATTACAGCCGCATTTCTTTTTCAATTCGCTGAACAATATCTACTCATTGGTCGATATTTCCCCGGAAAAGGCCAAATCTACCATTCATAGCCTAGGGAAGCTCATGCGCTACCTTTTGTACGAAACCAATACGGAATTGGTGCCCCTCTCCAAGGAGATTGAATTTATGAGAAAGTATATTGACCTTATGAAATTGAGGATTTCGGACAAGACGGAAGTGGAATCTAGTTTTCCGGTTGCCGATCCCTCTATAAAAATTGCCCCGCTATTATTTATATCCTTGATAGAAAATGCTTTTAAACACGGGGTTTCCGCCAATAGGGAAAGCATTATATCCATTGATATGACGACGCAAAAAAACACGGTGAACTTTACTATAGAGAACCACAATTTCCCGAAAGAAGACAATGACAAAAGCGGTTCGGGCATCGGCTTGAAAAATCTTGAAAAACGTTTGCAGTTATTATATCCCAATAAATATACCTTTGAAAAGGAACTCAAAACGGGGGTTTATAGGGTTCATCTAACAATAGAAACTAACTAA
- a CDS encoding ABC transporter ATP-binding protein, whose amino-acid sequence MKDASKQTLVELFKKLWDYVKPYRKLVIASLILTIIGALLAQVNALVLRYTVDELTTLSNANKTLKEGFTLLAIISIILLLKEGFYALVQFGQKFYGEKMKIYISKDFAQNIVERILTYKMAFYSSPTNESGKLQTRIDLGVTSLTQLVKNFFIDILPLFFNAFVALIIMFNANVYVGLVSLSIIPLFFYISSLQAKKLKGFRRTMRKYRETKNNGIIGLINSITVIKSFTRESFESKKHEAIQLDMTENQLQTRKLSFLFDGLKKFTEQFGVVIIIILTAYFVLNGSMTIGAIMFHILLFNNVSAPIQQLHRIYDEVQDAIIYSDAFFEIMDADEETELSGTYIPEKFTGTFEIENVDFAYPNGTKALYDVSMVFKPNTINALVGLSGAGKSTVINLLDKFYAPTSGKILLDGVDLQEYDTHWLRDNIGLVLQKNHIFNGSIKENILYGKENATDDEVVAAAKQAYIHEQIIQLPEGYNSKATLLSGGQQQRVSIARLFLKNPPIIFLDEPTASLDAIATEKIKKSLDAIKKGRTVIVISHSISQIIDAENVIVLEKGKVIEQGTHEALYNNESAYFKIFNAMANSLNIDKIKNTLKE is encoded by the coding sequence ATGAAAGATGCCTCTAAGCAAACGCTTGTAGAGCTTTTTAAAAAACTTTGGGATTACGTTAAACCTTATAGAAAATTGGTCATTGCGTCTTTAATCCTAACCATAATTGGCGCATTATTGGCGCAGGTTAATGCGTTAGTATTACGCTACACCGTTGATGAATTAACAACCTTAAGTAACGCTAATAAAACACTAAAAGAAGGGTTTACGCTATTAGCCATAATTAGCATTATTCTTCTATTAAAAGAAGGTTTTTATGCACTAGTACAATTTGGTCAAAAGTTCTATGGAGAAAAAATGAAAATTTACATTTCAAAAGACTTTGCGCAAAACATTGTAGAACGCATATTGACTTACAAAATGGCCTTTTACAGTTCTCCAACTAATGAAAGCGGCAAATTACAAACCAGAATAGATTTAGGCGTTACAAGCCTTACGCAGTTGGTAAAAAACTTTTTTATTGACATATTACCTTTATTCTTTAATGCTTTTGTCGCTTTAATTATCATGTTTAACGCCAACGTATATGTGGGATTAGTGAGTCTATCAATTATTCCACTTTTCTTCTACATAAGCAGTCTACAAGCTAAAAAATTGAAAGGCTTTAGACGCACCATGAGGAAGTATAGAGAAACAAAAAATAATGGCATTATTGGTTTAATAAATTCTATTACCGTTATAAAATCTTTTACAAGAGAAAGTTTTGAAAGTAAAAAGCACGAAGCCATTCAGTTAGACATGACTGAAAATCAATTACAAACAAGAAAATTAAGTTTCTTATTTGACGGATTGAAGAAATTCACAGAACAATTTGGAGTCGTAATTATTATCATATTAACCGCTTATTTTGTTTTAAATGGTAGCATGACTATCGGCGCCATAATGTTTCATATTTTACTATTCAACAATGTATCGGCACCTATACAACAATTGCATCGCATATATGACGAAGTACAAGATGCGATAATATATTCGGATGCGTTTTTTGAAATTATGGACGCCGATGAAGAAACAGAATTAAGTGGTACTTATATTCCCGAAAAATTCACCGGTACTTTTGAAATTGAAAATGTAGATTTTGCATATCCTAACGGAACTAAAGCCCTTTATGATGTTTCCATGGTTTTTAAACCCAATACGATAAATGCTCTAGTTGGTCTAAGTGGTGCTGGAAAAAGTACAGTGATTAATTTGTTAGATAAGTTCTACGCACCCACTTCAGGTAAAATACTTTTAGATGGTGTTGATTTACAAGAGTATGATACGCATTGGTTAAGAGATAACATCGGATTGGTATTACAAAAGAACCATATATTCAATGGTAGCATTAAAGAAAACATCCTTTACGGAAAAGAAAATGCTACAGACGACGAGGTTGTAGCAGCAGCAAAACAAGCCTATATTCATGAGCAAATTATTCAATTGCCAGAGGGCTATAATTCAAAAGCAACATTATTATCTGGTGGACAACAACAGCGGGTTTCTATAGCACGATTATTTCTAAAAAACCCTCCTATTATTTTTCTTGATGAACCCACGGCGAGTTTGGATGCCATAGCAACTGAAAAAATCAAGAAAAGTTTAGACGCCATAAAAAAAGGGCGAACGGTAATCGTTATTTCCCACAGTATTTCTCAAATAATTGACGCCGAAAATGTCATTGTTTTAGAAAAAGGAAAAGTTATCGAACAGGGTACGCATGAAGCATTATATAATAATGAAAGTGCTTATTTCAAAATATTTAATGCGATGGCAAATAGCTTAAATATTGATAAAATTAAAAACACATTAAAAGAATAA
- a CDS encoding YHYH protein — translation MKYLILIILVVLSFSSISAHEGGHGIPLKQWELATNKLFKADFIKYENDEVWLLDSDHTIRIFQISDFSDEDQKYIKNKSEYIHSLNTNTTIESGSQSFSSYNGALIGLGIFLLCFSLFKLIKQKKSIYLIHGVLGLGVVLIVSCKDTSIPKTGRREVPSNDVSLMQTYFGKFEGVTTRSDENYLYVSSNGLPDHDMMVGITNWQQQVPINQDYTGDNSWAIPIHPKMAEHPLSTKTNLLKGAIAVAVNGIPIFNPLNNRGEDANAIGELDNWGGHCGRADDYHYHLPPLHLQDQVGTGNPVAYAVDGFPVYGETTDTLDAYLGKTNPDGSYQYHTIKEYPYFIAGMRGEVQLDPKTKAPENQVYPQPRTQELRPALRPLRGAKIIDFKSLGENSYALTYSLDSKEYTINYGWNSAGTYTYEFINPDGTSTVETYKPRQK, via the coding sequence ATGAAATATTTAATTTTAATTATCCTCGTCGTCTTATCTTTTAGTTCTATTTCCGCTCATGAAGGTGGACATGGAATTCCATTAAAACAATGGGAGTTAGCAACAAATAAATTATTCAAAGCCGATTTTATTAAATATGAAAACGATGAAGTTTGGCTTTTGGATAGCGACCATACTATTAGAATCTTTCAGATTTCAGATTTTTCGGACGAAGATCAAAAGTATATTAAAAACAAAAGTGAATATATCCATTCTTTAAACACCAATACGACTATTGAAAGTGGTTCGCAATCATTTTCAAGTTATAATGGGGCGCTCATTGGTTTGGGTATTTTTCTTTTGTGCTTCTCTCTTTTTAAATTGATAAAACAAAAAAAATCAATTTACCTGATCCATGGCGTACTTGGTTTAGGTGTTGTTTTAATTGTATCGTGCAAAGACACTAGCATCCCTAAAACCGGGAGAAGGGAAGTACCATCAAATGACGTTTCACTGATGCAAACCTATTTTGGCAAGTTTGAAGGTGTTACAACACGTTCAGACGAAAACTATCTCTATGTTTCATCAAATGGCCTACCGGATCACGACATGATGGTAGGTATAACAAACTGGCAACAACAAGTTCCTATTAACCAAGATTACACGGGAGATAATAGTTGGGCCATTCCCATCCATCCAAAAATGGCGGAACATCCGCTATCTACAAAAACCAATTTGTTAAAAGGTGCAATTGCCGTTGCCGTAAACGGAATTCCCATTTTCAACCCTTTGAACAATAGGGGGGAAGATGCCAATGCTATTGGGGAATTGGACAATTGGGGCGGACATTGTGGTCGTGCAGACGATTATCATTATCATTTACCGCCATTACACCTACAAGATCAAGTGGGCACCGGCAACCCCGTGGCCTATGCCGTAGATGGTTTTCCTGTCTATGGTGAAACAACGGACACCTTGGATGCCTATTTAGGAAAAACAAACCCCGATGGTTCGTATCAATACCACACCATTAAGGAATATCCCTATTTTATTGCGGGCATGAGAGGGGAAGTACAATTAGACCCAAAAACTAAAGCGCCCGAAAATCAGGTGTACCCCCAACCGAGAACACAGGAACTGCGACCTGCATTAAGACCCTTACGAGGTGCTAAAATTATCGATTTTAAATCGTTGGGAGAAAATTCATATGCCTTGACATACAGCCTGGATTCAAAGGAATATACCATAAATTATGGTTGGAACAGCGCAGGTACCTACACCTATGAATTTATAAATCCCGATGGTACATCAACCGTTGAAACCTATAAGCCGAGACAAAAATGA
- a CDS encoding YbhB/YbcL family Raf kinase inhibitor-like protein: MSCKNRDKAITKVNHDDFKTIHSDFKLTSVAIGNGVLLDAYKCEEKVNDVENSIPLSWQNVPEGTKSLAIVMYHYPKKDDKTEVNSYLLLWGIDPETTEIPYKMASKGSWFMGSNKDGTAISYTSPCSRGKGKHEYTIALYALSETPASLPREHSLSVDYNVFMNALATVKIIDRTTLTFVDSN, from the coding sequence ATGTCCTGTAAAAACCGGGACAAAGCGATTACAAAAGTTAATCACGATGATTTTAAAACGATCCATTCCGATTTTAAACTAACAAGTGTCGCGATAGGGAATGGCGTTTTATTGGATGCCTACAAGTGTGAAGAGAAGGTAAACGATGTTGAAAACTCCATACCGCTTTCGTGGCAAAATGTACCTGAGGGCACTAAATCTTTAGCCATCGTTATGTACCATTATCCGAAAAAGGATGATAAGACCGAGGTCAATTCGTATCTGTTATTATGGGGCATTGACCCTGAAACAACCGAAATACCATATAAAATGGCTTCCAAAGGATCTTGGTTTATGGGATCGAATAAAGATGGTACGGCCATTTCCTATACATCGCCTTGTTCTCGTGGAAAAGGCAAACACGAATACACCATAGCCCTTTATGCCTTATCGGAAACACCTGCTTCCTTACCTAGGGAACACAGTTTAAGTGTAGATTACAATGTATTTATGAATGCATTGGCCACCGTGAAAATTATTGATAGGACGACTTTAACATTTGTAGACTCTAATTAA